From Pseudomonas sp. stari2, a single genomic window includes:
- the ydcS gene encoding putative ABC transporter substrate-binding protein YdcS, whose product MFVHKTALFSAITTALLASASLQAAEPLKAVGAGEGQLDIVAWPGYIERGESDKAYDWVTGFEKETGCKVNVKTAATSDEMVSLMAKGGYDLVTASGDASLRLIVGKRVQPINTALIPNWKSLDPRLKDAPWYVVNKQTYGTPYQWGPNVLMYNTNVFKTAPTSWNVVFEEQNLPDGKLNKGRVQAYDGPIYIADAALYLKSTKPELGIKDPYQLTEDQYKAVLELLRAQQKLIHRYWHDTTVQMSDFKNEGVVASSAWPYQVNGLINDKQPIASTVPKEGATGWADTTMLHAEAKHPNCAYKWMDWSLQPKVQGDVAAWFGSLPAVPAACQGSELLGAEGCKTNGFDQFDKIAFWKTPQAEGGKFVPYSRWTQDYIAIMGGR is encoded by the coding sequence ATGTTCGTGCACAAGACCGCACTGTTCAGTGCAATCACCACGGCCCTGCTGGCCAGCGCCAGCCTGCAGGCCGCCGAACCGCTGAAAGCCGTCGGCGCCGGCGAAGGTCAGCTGGATATCGTCGCCTGGCCTGGTTACATCGAACGCGGTGAAAGCGACAAGGCCTACGACTGGGTGACCGGTTTCGAGAAGGAAACCGGCTGCAAGGTCAATGTGAAAACCGCCGCCACCTCCGATGAAATGGTCAGCCTGATGGCAAAGGGCGGTTACGACCTGGTGACTGCGTCGGGCGATGCCTCGCTGCGGCTGATCGTCGGCAAGCGTGTGCAACCGATCAACACCGCGTTGATCCCGAACTGGAAATCCCTCGATCCACGCCTGAAAGACGCGCCGTGGTACGTGGTCAACAAACAGACCTACGGCACCCCGTACCAGTGGGGCCCGAACGTGTTGATGTACAACACCAATGTGTTCAAGACCGCGCCGACCAGCTGGAATGTGGTGTTCGAGGAACAGAACCTGCCCGACGGCAAGCTGAACAAGGGCCGCGTGCAGGCCTACGACGGCCCGATCTACATCGCCGACGCAGCGCTCTATCTGAAATCCACCAAGCCTGAGCTGGGGATCAAGGATCCGTACCAACTGACTGAAGATCAGTACAAGGCTGTGCTGGAACTGTTGCGCGCCCAGCAGAAGCTGATCCACCGCTACTGGCACGACACCACCGTGCAAATGAGCGACTTCAAGAACGAAGGCGTGGTCGCGTCCAGCGCCTGGCCTTATCAGGTTAACGGCCTGATCAACGATAAACAGCCGATCGCCTCCACCGTGCCGAAAGAAGGCGCCACCGGTTGGGCCGACACCACCATGCTGCACGCCGAGGCCAAGCACCCGAACTGCGCCTACAAGTGGATGGACTGGTCGCTGCAGCCAAAAGTCCAGGGTGACGTGGCAGCGTGGTTTGGTTCGTTGCCGGCGGTTCCGGCGGCTTGCCAGGGCAGTGAGTTGCTCGGGGCTGAAGGCTGCAAGACCAACGGATTCGATCAGTTCGACAAGATCGCTTTCTGGAAAACCCCGCAGGCCGAGGGTGGGAAGTTTGTGCCGTACAGCCGGTGGACGCAGGACTACATTGCGATTATGGGCGGCCGCTGA
- a CDS encoding ABC transporter ATP-binding protein, protein MTLAVQFTNVSRQFGEVKAVDRVSIDIQDGEFFSMLGPSGSGKTTCLRLIAGFEQPSAGSIRIHGAEAAGLPPYQRDVNTVFQDYALFPHMNVLDNVAYGLKVKGVNKNERHKRAEEALDMVALGGYGARKPVQLSGGQRQRVALARALVNRPRVLLLDEPLGALDLKLREQMQSELKKLQRQLGITFIFVTHDQTEALSMSDRVAVFNKGRIEQVDTPRTLYMKPTTTFVAEFVGTSNVIRGDLARQLSGHPQPFSIRPEHVRFAEGPLASHEIEVSGLLHDIQYQGSATRYELKLENGQTLSISQANNQWIDSSAQHQTGQRISARWAREAMIALHDTVASGV, encoded by the coding sequence ATGACGCTTGCAGTCCAGTTCACCAACGTTTCCCGGCAGTTCGGCGAGGTGAAGGCCGTTGACCGGGTTTCCATCGACATCCAGGACGGCGAGTTCTTTTCCATGCTCGGCCCTTCCGGCTCGGGCAAGACCACGTGCCTGCGCCTGATCGCCGGGTTCGAACAACCGAGCGCAGGCTCGATCCGCATTCACGGCGCCGAAGCCGCCGGTCTGCCGCCGTATCAACGCGACGTAAATACCGTGTTTCAGGATTACGCGCTGTTCCCGCACATGAACGTGCTGGACAACGTCGCCTACGGTTTGAAAGTCAAAGGCGTGAACAAGAACGAGCGCCACAAGCGTGCCGAAGAGGCGTTGGACATGGTCGCCCTCGGCGGCTACGGCGCACGCAAACCGGTGCAGTTGTCCGGCGGTCAGCGCCAGCGTGTCGCCCTCGCCCGCGCGTTGGTCAATCGCCCGCGAGTGCTGTTGCTCGACGAGCCGTTGGGCGCTCTCGACTTGAAGCTGCGCGAACAGATGCAGAGCGAACTGAAGAAGCTGCAACGCCAGCTCGGCATCACCTTCATCTTCGTCACCCACGATCAGACTGAAGCGCTGTCGATGTCCGACCGCGTGGCCGTGTTCAACAAGGGTCGCATCGAACAGGTCGACACGCCGCGCACTCTGTACATGAAACCCACCACGACCTTCGTCGCCGAATTCGTCGGCACCTCGAACGTGATTCGCGGTGATCTGGCGCGCCAGCTCAGCGGCCATCCGCAGCCGTTTTCGATCCGCCCGGAACACGTGCGTTTCGCCGAAGGCCCGCTGGCCAGCCATGAAATCGAAGTCAGCGGTCTGCTGCACGACATCCAGTATCAGGGCAGCGCCACGCGCTACGAACTGAAGCTGGAAAACGGCCAGACCCTGAGCATCAGCCAGGCCAACAATCAATGGATCGACAGCAGTGCGCAGCACCAGACCGGCCAGCGCATCAGCGCTCGCTGGGCGCGGGAAGCGATGATTGCGCTGCACGACACCGTTGCGAGCGGGGTGTGA